One window of the Podospora pseudocomata strain CBS 415.72m chromosome 7, whole genome shotgun sequence genome contains the following:
- the CWC15 gene encoding complexed with cef1p (EggNog:ENOG503NY3T; COG:A), with amino-acid sequence MTTAHRPTFDPARGKEALRGPAYHQRLLPAYTQLKFRQPGQGGDADHQSRDLRAELEAAEAAHYAKLRGAPIPGQSTGSQSEQQALPSNSSSSKRPLSIEQEDPESKRRRILEETRSIDADDSDASSEEDDEEDDDDDSDSDSDSDDEEAELQRELERVRRERAEKREREEKERLAAEEAEREKDIALGNPLLNNNNSGRADFNIKRRWDDDVVFKNQARGTEEKGKKKEFINDLLRSDFHKRFMSKYVR; translated from the exons ATGACAACAGCCCATCGCCCTACCTTTGACCCG GCCCGCGGCAAAGAAGCCCTCCGCGGCCCCGCCTACCACCAACGCCTCCTTCCAGCCTACACCCAGCTCAAATTCCGCCAACCCGGCCAAGGAGGCGACGCCGATCACCAGTCCCGCGACCTCCGCGCCGAACTTGAAGCCGCAGAGGCGGCTCACTACGCCAAGCTCAGGGGCGCTCCCATCCCCGGCCAGTCGACTGGCAGTCAGTCAGAACAACAAGCCCTCCCCAGTaattcctcctcatccaagcGACCACTATCGATAGAACAAGAAGACCCCGAATCCAAACGCCGCCGCATACTAGAAGAAACCCGCTCCATAGACGCCGACGACAGCGACGCATCAagcgaagaagacgacgaggaagatgacgacgacgacagcgatTCAGACTCGGattctgatgatgaggaagccGAGTTGCAGAGGGAATTagagagagtgaggagggagagggccgAGAAACGGGAAcgggaagagaaggagaggttggctgcggaggaggcggagagggagaaggataTTGCGCTGGGGAACCCGCTTctcaataacaacaacagcgGGAGGGCGGATTTTAATATCAAGAGGCGGTGGGATGACGATGTGGTGTTCAAGAACCAGGCGAGGGGcacggaggagaaggggaagaagaaggagttTATTAATGATTTGTTGAGGTCGGATTTTCATAAGAGGTTTATGAGTAAGTATGTTCGTtag